TTCTGCAGACGGGTATAAACAGCCTTGGCACCGTCAAGAAACTCTTCTTCATCAAACCCGGCGGGAGTGTTCACAACCGGGCCGCCCTGCTGAGCAGCAGAATCTGCTGCAGGCTGAGAAGAAGGTTTGGAAGAAAGGTGATCCCACGCATTCTGGGCATTCTGTTCCCTGCGGGCATAAGGATCATTATTCATATTCTGATTGGGCTGGGAGCGGTCCGGACCGCGCTGGTAATTGCCCTGCTGGTACATATTATCAGCCCCACGACTGCGGGACTTGAAAAACTTGAATCCAAGATAAACAAGCAGACCGATGATCAGGATGTTGAAGAATCCGCCGCCCATACCGCCGAATCCACCCAGCATGGAGCCGAGAAAAGTTCCGGCCAGCAGACCACCGAGAAGCCCCATACCGGGACGGGCTATACCGCCCTGCTGCTTATTCGCACCGCTTGCCTGCTTCTGGGAAGTGGCAGAGGATGTCGGCTTGTTGTAATTTTTAGAAAAAGATGGCTTGCTGCCGAATGATCTTCCGCCGCCCATTCTTTTCGCATCCGCATCTCCGACTGAAAGAGCCAGCAGGCAGACAACAGTGAGGGGAAGAACCAAATACCCGAGTAGTTTCATCTAATACCTCATTTACTTAGGTTATAAAAAAAATGCGACTTAAAGCCGCAGTCCTTTAGATAATTACGCTACTCGAACCTGTCCAGTAATATCGGAGCTATTCATTCTTTTTTT
This genomic window from Desulfovibrio sp. JC010 contains:
- a CDS encoding Tim44 domain-containing protein, with amino-acid sequence MKLLGYLVLPLTVVCLLALSVGDADAKRMGGGRSFGSKPSFSKNYNKPTSSATSQKQASGANKQQGGIARPGMGLLGGLLAGTFLGSMLGGFGGMGGGFFNILIIGLLVYLGFKFFKSRSRGADNMYQQGNYQRGPDRSQPNQNMNNDPYARREQNAQNAWDHLSSKPSSQPAADSAAQQGGPVVNTPAGFDEEEFLDGAKAVYTRLQKSWDSRDMSDIEQFATAGVVEEIKQQAKEDPGPSQTDVLMVNARLLEVKEEGGMSNATVYYDVLLREDPSQSQPSQVREVWHFVKPVGSDGMWKLDGIQQLEE